From the genome of Rhineura floridana isolate rRhiFlo1 chromosome 7, rRhiFlo1.hap2, whole genome shotgun sequence, one region includes:
- the CALHM1 gene encoding calcium homeostasis modulator protein 1 has product MDKFRMIFQFLQSNQESFMNGICGIMALASAQMYVAFDFNCPCLPGYNLAYGMGILFVPPLVLFLLGFVMNNNVSMLAEEWKRPIGKRQKDPAVLRYMFCSMAQRAMIAPAVWISVTLLHGECFICAFSTSVPIEKLGNHSYIQLPEKEMKRILARIPCTDIYNGQELIAKEVATRYLRCISQAMGWSFVLLMTLLAFLVRSLRPCFTQVAFLKSKYWSHYIDIERKLFDETCTEHAKSFAKVCIQQFFEGMNKDLSMGHTHFLEKAPSETGEEKEKLLGIMDQGTMNKLLKNWHKCKPPLCLSQEVIHNGNCWAGEIIQPHPPKRQYATYYSKV; this is encoded by the exons ATGGATAAATTCCGAATGATCTTCCAGTTCCTCCAGTCTAATCAGGAGTCATTCATGAACGGCATATGTGGCATCATGGCTCTTGCCAGTGCACAGATGTATGTGGCTTTTGATTTCAACTGCCCATGTCTACCAGGTTACAATCTGGCCTATGGGATGGGTATCCTGTTTGTGCCACCTCTAGTCTTGTTCTTACTGGGCTTTGTGATGAATAACAATGTCTCCATGTTGGCCGAAGAATGGAAAAGGCCCATAGGGAAGCGGCAGAAAGACCCAGCTGTCTTGCGTTACATGTTCTGCTCCATGGCGCAGCGGGCTATGATTGCCCCTGCTGTTTGGATTTCAGTCACGCTGCTGCATGGAGAATGCTTTATATGTGCCTTCAGCACCTCTGTGCCTATAGAGAAGTTGGGGAACCACAGCTATATACAACTACCTGAGAAGGAGATGAAGAGAATTCTGGCCCGGATTCCCTGCACAGACATCTACAACGGACAGGAACTCATAGCTAAAGAGGTGGCAACCAGGTATCTGCGATGTATCTCACAG GCAATGGGCTGGTCCTTCGTGCTGCTGATGACCTTGTTGGCATTCCTTGTTCGATCTTTACGTCCATGCTTTACTCAAGTTGCATTCTTGAAGAGCAAGTATTGGTCCCACTATATTGACATTGAACGCAAGCTCTTTGATGAGACCTGTACAGAGCATGCTAAAAGCTTTGCCAAGGTGTGTATCCAGCAGTTCTTTGAGGGCATGAATAAGGACCTAAGCATGGGCCACACACACTTTTTGGAGAAGGCACCTTCAGAAACaggggaagaaaaggaaaaactgCTGGGCATCATGGATCAAGGGACCATGAACAAACTTCTGAAGAACTGGCACAAGTGTAAGCCCCCTTTGTGCCTCAGCCAAGAGGTGATCCACAATGGGAACTGTTGGGCAGGAGAAATCATCCAGCCTCACCCGCCTAAGAGACAGTATGCCACCTATTACAGCAAAGTCTGA